In the Candidatus Saccharibacteria bacterium oral taxon 488 genome, one interval contains:
- a CDS encoding NUDIX domain-containing protein — MSKQNTRLESIAKILIINGGSNILTLTLSEHLKHPEKSYQPDLPGGIVDAGEPEHLGVIREVQEECGIDLDPAKIQLAYTETAYDKKENKSVTKLLYITHLDNTPAVTLSWEHSDYKWVSAAELHNTDMRPFFNRAIQHVIEHKII; from the coding sequence ATGTCAAAGCAGAACACGAGATTAGAATCAATTGCAAAAATCCTAATCATCAATGGTGGCAGTAATATTTTAACTTTGACTTTGAGCGAACACTTAAAACATCCAGAGAAGTCATATCAGCCGGATTTACCGGGTGGAATCGTGGATGCGGGCGAGCCGGAGCATCTGGGAGTGATTCGCGAGGTACAGGAAGAATGCGGAATAGACTTAGATCCAGCAAAAATACAATTAGCATATACCGAAACTGCGTACGATAAAAAAGAGAATAAATCAGTCACAAAGTTGTTATATATCACACATTTGGATAATACGCCGGCGGTGACGCTAAGCTGGGAGCATAGCGATTATAAGTGGGTATCTGCCGCTGAGTTACATAACACTGATATGCGTCCTTTTTTCAATCGAGCAATTCAGCACGTAATCGAACACAAGATAATTTAG
- a CDS encoding ribonucleoside-diphosphate reductase subunit alpha: MKRDGTKELFDANKINAAILKACDGLPDQVSKVVQVATELQLTLFNGITTEQLDEAVIQTTLQNVKDDPDYDKIAARLLLKTIYKSILGDYETADELKKLHAREFPKFVKAAVKDGLLDERMSDGRFDLKKLGEALRPERDDLSKYLGVMTNKNRYALRKQSGDPLETPQFTHMRIAMGLSYNEPDPTAAAIEFYEHMSQLEYLPGGSTRVNAGGSFPQLSNCFLLNVDDDMESIAKSVRDTMFIAKGTGGIGIGFTKLRAAGSPVKTTNTESTGPIPFMKMIDTALFAVSRKGKKAGAAAIYMENWHLNFGQFIDLRSNSGDPYMRTRFANTAVFISDEFMKRVQKDQDWYLFDPAETPDLPELYGEEFSARYKEYVKLAEAGKLRVFEKMSARQQFKQILTSLQATSHPWLTWKDTINVRALNNNTGTIHLSNLCTEITLPQDKDNIATCNLVSINLSAFLREDKTWDWDRLQEASRAAIRQLDNLIDITETPVKEAMHANQQTRAVGLGMMGFSDVLEKLGYCYESSEAYELIDQLTEFISYHAIDQSADLAVKLGSYPTYKGSGWSKGVLPIDTVAELSNNRKVKVKIDSKTRLDWEKLRKKVKKGMRNATLMAIAPTANIGHVAGTTPGIDPQFAQIFSRSTLNGKFLEVNNNLVRDLKQLNLWDDIKEEVFANQGDIQNIDAIPQKLKDVYKTSFQLSPYAFIEVAARAQKWVDQAISRNMYLETRDIDEYVEIYSEAWRRGLKTTYYLHVKPRHQSEQTTVSVEKLAEQKIRTGAKTRGFGFAKVNK, translated from the coding sequence ATCAAGCGCGACGGTACGAAAGAGCTGTTTGATGCCAATAAAATTAACGCGGCGATTTTGAAGGCTTGCGACGGGCTGCCAGATCAGGTTTCTAAAGTGGTACAGGTGGCGACCGAGTTGCAGCTGACGCTGTTCAATGGGATTACGACCGAGCAGCTGGACGAGGCGGTTATTCAGACAACGCTGCAGAATGTTAAGGATGATCCAGATTATGATAAAATCGCAGCTCGCTTGCTACTGAAGACTATTTATAAGAGTATTTTGGGCGATTACGAGACGGCAGACGAGTTAAAGAAATTGCATGCCCGGGAGTTTCCGAAGTTTGTTAAAGCGGCGGTCAAGGACGGTCTGCTTGATGAGCGGATGAGCGACGGGCGATTTGATTTGAAAAAATTGGGCGAAGCATTACGGCCAGAACGCGACGATCTCAGTAAATACCTCGGTGTGATGACTAATAAAAACCGCTACGCCTTGCGCAAACAAAGCGGCGACCCGCTGGAAACGCCGCAATTTACTCATATGCGTATCGCTATGGGACTTAGCTACAATGAGCCAGATCCAACTGCGGCCGCGATTGAATTTTATGAACACATGAGCCAATTGGAGTACCTGCCGGGCGGTTCGACACGGGTTAATGCTGGCGGCTCCTTCCCGCAGCTCAGCAACTGCTTTTTACTAAATGTCGACGATGATATGGAGTCAATTGCCAAGAGTGTGCGCGATACGATGTTTATCGCTAAGGGTACTGGCGGTATCGGCATCGGTTTTACTAAGTTGCGGGCAGCTGGCAGCCCGGTTAAAACCACTAACACTGAGTCAACCGGCCCGATTCCCTTTATGAAAATGATTGATACCGCACTGTTTGCGGTTAGCCGTAAGGGCAAGAAAGCTGGCGCAGCCGCCATTTATATGGAGAACTGGCACCTTAATTTCGGGCAATTTATTGATCTGCGTTCTAACTCTGGCGACCCGTATATGCGCACGCGCTTTGCCAACACCGCGGTATTTATCTCTGATGAATTTATGAAGCGGGTGCAGAAAGACCAAGATTGGTATCTGTTCGACCCAGCGGAAACGCCAGATTTGCCAGAGTTATACGGTGAGGAGTTTTCGGCGCGCTATAAAGAGTATGTCAAATTAGCGGAGGCTGGCAAACTGCGGGTCTTTGAAAAGATGTCAGCTCGCCAGCAATTCAAGCAGATTTTGACTAGCCTGCAGGCCACTAGCCACCCATGGCTCACCTGGAAGGATACCATTAATGTGCGGGCGCTGAATAATAACACCGGTACAATTCATTTGTCCAACCTGTGTACGGAAATTACCCTGCCTCAAGACAAGGATAATATCGCCACCTGTAACTTGGTTAGTATCAATCTGTCGGCGTTTTTGCGTGAGGATAAGACGTGGGACTGGGACCGTTTACAAGAGGCTTCACGGGCGGCGATTCGGCAATTGGATAATCTGATCGATATTACTGAGACGCCAGTCAAAGAGGCGATGCACGCCAACCAGCAGACGAGGGCTGTTGGCCTGGGCATGATGGGTTTTTCGGATGTATTGGAAAAACTCGGTTATTGCTATGAATCGAGCGAAGCCTATGAGCTGATTGACCAATTGACGGAGTTTATCAGTTACCACGCCATCGACCAGTCAGCGGATTTGGCAGTCAAGCTAGGCAGCTATCCGACATATAAAGGCAGCGGCTGGAGTAAGGGCGTTTTGCCGATTGATACAGTGGCGGAATTGTCGAATAATCGAAAGGTTAAGGTGAAAATTGACAGCAAAACCCGTCTAGATTGGGAGAAATTACGTAAAAAAGTTAAAAAAGGTATGCGTAACGCCACACTGATGGCCATTGCACCGACCGCCAACATCGGTCATGTGGCGGGGACAACGCCGGGGATTGATCCGCAATTTGCCCAGATTTTTAGCCGTTCGACCTTGAATGGTAAGTTTCTGGAGGTAAACAATAATTTAGTACGCGACCTTAAGCAATTGAACCTGTGGGATGACATTAAAGAAGAGGTTTTTGCTAATCAGGGTGACATTCAAAATATTGATGCCATTCCTCAGAAACTGAAAGATGTCTATAAAACCAGCTTCCAGCTTAGTCCTTATGCCTTTATCGAGGTGGCAGCGCGGGCGCAAAAGTGGGTTGACCAGGCGATTAGCCGCAACATGTACCTGGAAACTCGCGATATTGATGAATACGTGGAGATTTATTCTGAAGCGTGGCGGCGCGGTCTGAAAACGACTTATTATCTGCATGTTAAGCCGCGTCATCAATCAGAGCAGACCACCGTGTCGGTAGAAAAACTAGCAGAACAGAAGATCCGAACTGGCGCTAAAACGCGCGGTTTTGGCTTTGCTAAGGTTAATAAATAA
- the groL gene encoding chaperonin GroEL: protein MAKKVFYDDDARARVLGGAEALYNAVKVTYGPKGRNVVIAKGFGGPTVTHDGVTVAEGIELPENDDETLGYKVGADLIKQAAKNLNKQAGDGTTTVTVLTYSILKEANRLIAAGHNPMELRKGIEQAGAEIVKELNKLAEPIEGKSERVAEVATISAGDAEIGKLIAGVIEKVGKDGVVTVEAGQGLELEAEVVEGFSLDKGWVSPFFVTDTGRQEAVYEKPAILITDKKISSVQEFLPMLEKLAQSGKKDVVLIADEVEGEALSILVLNKLKGVFNTVAVKAPSFGDRRKEILRDIAVLTGATVISEDHGLTFENTGLEVLGSARKVIVGKDETTIIEGAGKPSGVKERIAEIKSLSDNASSEYEKEQFDKRAAALSGKVAVIKVGGATETEIDEKKFRVDDAVAATKAALAEGIVAGGGVTLVNLAGGLKVTGADSIAAGRQILKDALKQPFLQIMRNAGLNADALLAQVEAGKAGFGVNVMKPENELVDVKKAGVIDPARVTKEAVQNAVSIASTAATMGALVVDVPEPEAPAAPGGMPGMGMM, encoded by the coding sequence ATGGCAAAAAAAGTTTTTTACGATGATGATGCGCGTGCTCGCGTGTTGGGCGGCGCTGAAGCGCTATATAACGCAGTTAAGGTAACCTACGGGCCAAAGGGTCGCAATGTGGTGATCGCTAAGGGTTTTGGCGGGCCAACAGTGACGCACGACGGCGTAACGGTGGCGGAAGGCATTGAACTGCCAGAGAATGACGACGAGACGCTAGGCTACAAGGTTGGCGCTGACCTGATCAAGCAGGCGGCCAAGAACTTGAACAAGCAAGCCGGTGATGGTACGACGACGGTGACGGTGCTGACGTATTCGATTTTGAAGGAAGCTAACCGGTTAATTGCGGCGGGACACAACCCGATGGAGCTGCGCAAGGGTATCGAGCAGGCTGGCGCGGAAATCGTCAAAGAGCTGAATAAATTAGCTGAGCCAATTGAGGGTAAGTCTGAGCGCGTGGCAGAGGTAGCAACCATTTCGGCGGGCGACGCGGAAATTGGCAAATTGATCGCTGGTGTCATAGAGAAAGTTGGCAAAGACGGCGTGGTAACAGTTGAAGCTGGCCAAGGTTTGGAGCTGGAGGCTGAGGTCGTTGAAGGCTTTAGCTTGGACAAGGGCTGGGTCAGTCCATTCTTCGTTACCGACACTGGTCGGCAAGAGGCGGTTTATGAAAAGCCAGCGATTTTGATTACCGATAAGAAAATTTCTAGCGTGCAAGAGTTCCTACCAATGCTGGAGAAATTGGCACAAAGCGGCAAGAAGGACGTGGTGCTGATCGCTGATGAAGTTGAAGGTGAAGCGCTGAGTATTTTGGTGCTGAACAAGCTTAAGGGCGTATTTAATACCGTGGCGGTCAAGGCGCCAAGCTTTGGCGACCGTCGTAAGGAAATTTTGCGCGATATCGCGGTTTTGACCGGTGCAACGGTGATTTCTGAAGATCACGGTTTGACGTTTGAGAATACTGGTCTGGAGGTCTTAGGTTCGGCGCGCAAGGTGATTGTCGGTAAAGACGAAACCACTATCATTGAGGGCGCGGGCAAGCCATCTGGTGTTAAGGAGCGAATTGCTGAGATTAAGTCTCTGTCCGACAACGCCTCCAGCGAATACGAAAAAGAACAGTTCGACAAGCGAGCAGCTGCTCTGAGCGGCAAGGTAGCCGTCATCAAAGTCGGCGGCGCGACCGAGACAGAAATTGACGAAAAGAAGTTCCGCGTGGACGACGCCGTGGCAGCTACCAAAGCAGCCTTGGCCGAGGGAATTGTCGCTGGCGGTGGCGTGACCTTGGTGAATTTGGCTGGCGGCCTGAAGGTGACTGGCGCAGACAGCATCGCGGCCGGCCGGCAGATTCTGAAGGACGCCCTAAAGCAGCCGTTCCTACAGATTATGCGCAATGCCGGCTTGAACGCCGACGCGCTTTTGGCACAAGTTGAGGCGGGCAAGGCTGGATTTGGCGTTAACGTGATGAAGCCTGAGAACGAATTGGTGGATGTCAAAAAAGCTGGTGTCATTGACCCGGCGCGCGTCACCAAGGAAGCGGTGCAGAACGCGGTATCTATCGCTTCAACTGCAGCGACCATGGGTGCACTGGTCGTCGACGTGCCAGAGCCAGAAGCTCCAGCTGCACCTGGCGGCATGCCAGGTATGGGGATGATGTAG
- a CDS encoding ABC transporter permease — protein MKMLLNNHFENAVESLKSNKVRTYLSIFGIMVGIASITIILSLLTGTSRLFGDQSAKISDTTALIRSGSEARPDSLLSLSSGHAAQMVNTLTEQDAREIAKATNNSAAPLATFRTNISTPDGKTKLERTTVIGSSGELAKLAGLKLREGQFIDEANGVVIGKQLSIDLFGTEKSLGSVLKLRGETLTVVGVLDEPETAPSYLGVDFNRSIILPLAVSKKFTQNTAQIQQILITADNGTALQAKIDAAKKVLAQQHQGDTDYHTLVGQAITAPNSHLVNALSTAMAVIAGISLLVGGIGITNIMLVSVAERQREVGIRKAVGATNRTIVAQFLIESAIIGLFGGILGYVIGLGASFLLGMYLPFTPVLEWQAAALTIGGALIIGMLFGIYPASRAAGKDPIESLRH, from the coding sequence ATGAAAATGCTCCTCAATAATCACTTCGAGAACGCGGTCGAGTCGCTCAAGTCAAATAAAGTCCGCACCTATCTGTCGATTTTTGGCATCATGGTCGGCATCGCCAGCATTACTATTATCCTGTCATTACTGACCGGCACGAGCCGCCTGTTTGGCGATCAGTCCGCCAAGATTTCTGACACCACCGCGCTAATTCGGTCTGGCAGCGAGGCGCGGCCAGATTCATTGCTGTCACTCAGCTCCGGACACGCCGCCCAGATGGTGAATACACTGACCGAGCAGGACGCCCGAGAAATTGCCAAGGCGACCAACAACAGCGCCGCACCACTGGCAACGTTTCGCACAAATATATCAACACCGGACGGCAAGACTAAACTAGAGCGCACCACCGTTATCGGTAGCTCGGGCGAACTGGCCAAACTCGCCGGCCTCAAGTTGCGCGAGGGACAATTCATCGACGAGGCCAACGGCGTCGTGATCGGTAAGCAGCTGTCAATTGACCTATTCGGCACCGAAAAATCCCTCGGTAGCGTCCTCAAGCTCCGCGGCGAAACGCTCACGGTGGTCGGCGTCCTCGACGAGCCGGAAACTGCGCCTAGTTACCTCGGTGTTGATTTTAATCGCTCCATCATCTTGCCGCTGGCCGTCAGCAAAAAGTTCACCCAAAACACCGCCCAGATCCAGCAAATCCTCATCACCGCCGACAATGGTACGGCGCTGCAAGCCAAAATTGATGCCGCCAAAAAAGTCCTCGCCCAGCAGCATCAAGGCGATACCGACTACCACACCTTGGTCGGCCAAGCCATCACCGCACCAAATTCACACCTAGTGAACGCGCTCTCAACAGCTATGGCGGTCATCGCCGGCATCTCGCTACTGGTCGGCGGCATCGGCATCACTAACATCATGCTGGTTTCGGTCGCCGAACGCCAGCGCGAAGTCGGTATCCGTAAAGCCGTCGGTGCCACCAACCGCACCATCGTCGCCCAATTCCTCATCGAATCAGCCATCATCGGTCTATTTGGCGGCATTCTCGGCTACGTTATCGGTCTCGGCGCGTCATTCCTCCTCGGTATGTACCTACCTTTCACTCCGGTTCTTGAATGGCAAGCAGCCGCCCTAACCATCGGCGGAGCGCTAATCATCGGTATGCTCTTTGGCATCTATCCAGCCAGCCGCGCTGCTGGTAAAGACCCAATCGAGAGCTTGCGCCACTAA
- a CDS encoding co-chaperone GroES, whose translation MDTPIKPLGDRVVAVREEAKTQTASGIYLPDNAKEKPVVAEVKAVGGDVKNVQVGDKIVYKEYSTTDLKIDGTEYLIVREEDILATVV comes from the coding sequence ATGGATACACCCATCAAGCCTCTCGGTGACCGCGTGGTAGCGGTGCGCGAGGAGGCGAAGACGCAGACGGCTAGCGGGATTTATTTGCCGGACAACGCCAAGGAGAAGCCGGTGGTGGCCGAGGTTAAAGCAGTTGGCGGCGACGTCAAGAATGTGCAAGTGGGCGATAAGATTGTGTATAAGGAATATTCGACTACGGATCTAAAGATTGACGGCACGGAATATTTGATCGTCCGCGAGGAAGATATTTTAGCAACGGTTGTTTGA
- a CDS encoding ATP-binding cassette domain-containing protein: protein MNDPSTRIKLTNVTKRFGFGDAEQVALDNVNLEVKKGEFIAIVGPSGCGKTTLLNILGLLDHPSEGEYYLDNKSVEDLTATHHATIRSRDIGFIFQHFNLIPRLTVIDNVALPLTYKGISKTKRLQEASRILRNFHLGEREYYLPHQLSGGQVQRVAIARALVNSPSIILADEPTGNLDSKSSHIIMEELSDIHRRGNTIIMVTHNPELLSYASRVISMLDGRIDTDTHHIKKIFKQKLGGDDQPATPVSSTPTHTATTKAEKAEPDEKTEPVKAPAEKQTPEEATPPAATNKPADPIKSPDDLPPKRPLGATSAKTTAKTTKTDTEQSKKSADPDTAKSSSTPTEKKPAPKSDKADDAKTDAAKSTKKPVKKERKATKKS, encoded by the coding sequence ATGAACGATCCTTCAACGCGAATTAAACTTACTAATGTAACGAAACGATTTGGCTTCGGTGACGCCGAGCAGGTGGCGCTGGACAATGTCAATCTCGAGGTCAAAAAGGGCGAGTTCATTGCCATCGTCGGCCCGTCCGGCTGCGGCAAGACGACCCTGCTTAATATCCTCGGATTACTCGACCACCCGTCAGAGGGTGAGTATTACCTCGACAATAAATCAGTCGAGGACCTGACGGCAACCCACCACGCCACAATTCGTTCGCGCGATATCGGCTTTATTTTTCAACATTTCAATCTCATCCCGCGCCTGACGGTGATCGATAACGTTGCCCTGCCGCTCACCTACAAAGGCATCAGCAAAACCAAGCGCCTCCAAGAAGCCAGCCGGATTTTACGCAACTTCCATCTGGGCGAGCGCGAATATTATCTGCCACATCAATTATCCGGCGGTCAAGTTCAGCGTGTAGCGATCGCCCGAGCACTAGTCAACAGTCCATCAATCATCCTAGCCGACGAGCCGACCGGCAACCTCGATTCCAAGTCTAGCCACATCATCATGGAGGAACTGTCCGACATTCACCGCCGAGGCAACACGATTATCATGGTGACGCACAATCCAGAGCTGCTGTCCTATGCCAGCCGCGTGATTTCTATGCTTGATGGGCGCATTGATACCGATACGCACCACATCAAGAAGATCTTTAAGCAAAAGCTGGGCGGTGATGACCAACCAGCAACCCCAGTGAGTTCAACGCCGACACACACCGCAACTACCAAAGCTGAAAAAGCTGAGCCAGACGAGAAAACTGAGCCAGTAAAAGCCCCAGCTGAGAAACAGACACCCGAAGAGGCGACCCCGCCTGCTGCCACCAATAAGCCAGCCGACCCGATAAAGTCCCCAGACGATCTCCCACCAAAGCGGCCGCTTGGCGCCACCTCAGCCAAGACAACCGCAAAGACCACGAAAACCGATACCGAACAGAGTAAAAAATCAGCTGACCCTGATACTGCAAAAAGTTCTAGCACGCCAACCGAAAAGAAACCCGCCCCTAAGTCCGATAAAGCCGACGACGCAAAAACTGATGCCGCCAAATCAACGAAGAAACCAGTCAAAAAAGAACGGAAAGCTACGAAAAAGTCATGA
- a CDS encoding ribonucleotide-diphosphate reductase subunit beta, whose amino-acid sequence MGILGSGLRDGLSLHPIRYPWAYDLYNQAVANTWFPNEVQLVQDLADFEKLSNEEKHALKTVISYLNPNELLINKSLAFGIYPYVNAAEAQLYLSKQMWEEANHFMTFEYIIETFPFDREEIYAAGFGKKSLADKADFQNKHLDVMLDPNLDIYSLEGKKDFVRSLVAYNIVLEGIWFYSGFMVGMSFRQRNLLRNVGTLLDWITKDENLHLTFGINLLLTILDENPELQTQEFAEEIRNLILQAVELEKEYNKDMLPKGILGLNADYVNQYVMHMTDRRLVELGFEPEYNVANPAKWMATANDTLELVNFFESTNTSYEVNTTK is encoded by the coding sequence ATGGGAATTTTAGGTTCAGGGCTGCGCGACGGCTTATCACTGCATCCAATTCGCTACCCATGGGCATACGATTTATACAACCAAGCAGTGGCTAATACCTGGTTTCCTAACGAGGTGCAGTTGGTGCAAGATTTGGCGGATTTTGAGAAACTCAGCAACGAGGAAAAGCATGCGCTCAAAACGGTCATTAGTTATCTTAACCCAAACGAGCTACTGATTAACAAGTCGCTGGCATTTGGTATTTACCCGTATGTCAACGCCGCTGAAGCGCAGCTCTATCTTTCAAAGCAGATGTGGGAAGAGGCTAACCACTTCATGACATTTGAATATATTATTGAGACCTTTCCGTTTGATCGTGAGGAGATTTATGCAGCGGGCTTTGGCAAAAAATCGCTGGCCGACAAGGCAGATTTCCAGAACAAGCACCTGGATGTGATGCTGGATCCAAACTTGGATATTTACTCTTTGGAGGGTAAGAAAGATTTTGTCCGCTCGCTGGTGGCGTATAATATTGTGCTGGAGGGCATTTGGTTCTATTCGGGCTTTATGGTCGGCATGAGTTTCCGTCAGCGTAACTTGCTGCGTAATGTCGGTACGTTGCTAGACTGGATCACCAAGGATGAGAATTTGCACTTAACCTTTGGTATTAACTTGCTGCTCACCATCTTGGACGAAAACCCAGAACTGCAAACCCAGGAATTTGCTGAGGAAATCCGCAACCTCATCCTGCAGGCAGTTGAGCTGGAGAAAGAATACAACAAGGATATGCTGCCAAAGGGCATCTTGGGCCTAAACGCTGATTATGTCAATCAATACGTCATGCACATGACTGACCGGCGCTTGGTTGAACTTGGATTTGAGCCGGAGTACAACGTAGCCAACCCAGCCAAATGGATGGCCACCGCAAATGACACTTTGGAATTGGTTAATTTCTTTGAGAGTACTAATACTAGCTATGAAGTAAATACCACGAAGTAA
- a CDS encoding UDP-N-acetylmuramoyl-tripeptide--D-alanyl-D-alanine ligase → MRLFKTLISRILARSVTTFFLHNPHIKLVAVVGSVGKTTTKSTLVGVLNSSYKVRTNRGNFNAEFSAPLEILGVDSPQNPRSVWNWLSVLGRARRAARRQHDIDVVVQEFGIDHPGEMTAFGRYIRPDITIVTAIAPEHMEFFGSLETVAREEFALAEYSEKVIYNRDDIRPEFVDFADCGQIISYGTEPGADYQMAIGKFTSGKGFQCRLIHADQTSRPFIIPVVGVHQLRVAAGAAAVALELGLDIECVMTMLENFTPVSGRMNILPGINDATIIDDSYNSSPLAVKSALTTLYQLPAKTKIAVLGDMNELGETTADEHAAIGALCDPKQLDHVITVGRLAEQFLAPVAQQNGCTVTSFTKATDAAKLLARLANKDTILLFKGSQGGIYLEEAIKPLLKNPADRQKLVRQSDAWLEKKRQFFESDH, encoded by the coding sequence ATGAGACTCTTCAAAACCCTCATCTCGCGCATTCTCGCCCGCTCTGTCACTACGTTCTTCCTGCATAATCCGCACATCAAGCTCGTTGCCGTCGTCGGCAGCGTCGGTAAAACCACTACCAAGTCAACCCTCGTCGGCGTCCTAAACTCCAGCTATAAAGTCCGCACCAACCGCGGCAACTTCAATGCCGAGTTTAGCGCGCCACTAGAAATCCTCGGTGTTGACTCACCGCAGAACCCCCGCTCGGTATGGAATTGGTTATCGGTCTTGGGCCGAGCCCGCCGCGCTGCCCGCCGCCAGCATGACATCGACGTTGTCGTCCAGGAATTTGGCATTGACCATCCCGGCGAAATGACTGCGTTTGGTCGCTATATTCGCCCTGACATCACCATCGTCACCGCCATCGCACCCGAGCACATGGAGTTTTTCGGCTCACTAGAAACCGTCGCCCGCGAGGAATTTGCGCTCGCTGAATATAGCGAAAAAGTGATCTACAACCGCGATGACATTCGCCCCGAGTTCGTGGACTTCGCCGATTGCGGCCAAATCATTTCCTACGGCACCGAGCCGGGCGCCGACTACCAGATGGCTATCGGTAAATTTACCAGTGGCAAGGGCTTTCAGTGCCGGCTCATCCACGCCGACCAAACCTCGCGTCCATTCATCATCCCCGTTGTCGGCGTGCATCAGCTCCGCGTTGCTGCTGGCGCGGCGGCGGTGGCGTTAGAGCTTGGACTTGACATTGAATGCGTGATGACCATGCTCGAGAATTTCACGCCAGTCAGCGGCCGCATGAATATCTTGCCCGGCATCAACGACGCAACCATCATCGACGACTCGTATAATTCCAGTCCCCTTGCCGTAAAATCTGCCTTGACGACGCTTTACCAGCTGCCCGCCAAAACTAAAATCGCTGTCCTCGGCGACATGAACGAGCTGGGCGAAACCACGGCTGACGAACACGCTGCCATTGGCGCGCTATGCGACCCAAAGCAGCTCGATCACGTCATCACCGTTGGTCGCTTGGCCGAGCAATTTCTCGCTCCAGTTGCTCAGCAAAACGGCTGTACCGTCACTTCGTTTACCAAGGCCACCGACGCTGCCAAGCTCCTCGCTCGCCTGGCCAATAAAGACACAATTTTACTCTTCAAGGGCTCCCAGGGCGGCATCTACCTCGAGGAGGCCATCAAGCCACTCCTCAAAAACCCCGCCGACCGCCAAAAACTCGTCCGCCAATCAGACGCGTGGCTCGAAAAGAAACGGCAGTTTTTTGAAAGTGACCATTGA
- a CDS encoding SIS domain-containing protein: MLDDKNLLAQRDPGNTRTSAVAVTTQTDFAAEVESPAIPGEVTSVVLAGMGGSALAADMVKVLAADQVTVPLEVTKGYQLPNFVNEKTLVIAISHSGNTEETISCYQQARQRGCQLAVMATGGKLFAAAETDNLPRVRVPSGGQPRMSTIYHLRGLLKLLSQFEVIDDSLYQAVAASGTWLKDQLSQWAEDVPTADNYAKQLALKLVGSTQVFYAGELTWPLAYKWKISFNESAKNVAFWNQYPEFSHNEFIGWSSHPVDKPYKVVDFRSSLERPRIRERMELTDRLLSGMRPKAEVVELQGETLVEQLLWGLALGEIVSIYAGILNGVNPEPVALVEQLKKELS, translated from the coding sequence ATGCTTGACGACAAAAATCTTTTAGCGCAGCGCGACCCGGGTAATACACGAACGAGTGCAGTGGCAGTGACGACACAGACGGACTTTGCGGCCGAAGTAGAGTCACCGGCGATCCCTGGTGAAGTAACCAGTGTGGTGCTGGCTGGCATGGGCGGCTCGGCGCTGGCGGCGGATATGGTCAAGGTGCTGGCGGCGGATCAGGTCACGGTGCCACTTGAAGTGACGAAGGGTTATCAGTTGCCGAATTTTGTGAATGAAAAAACACTAGTTATTGCTATCAGCCACTCGGGAAACACCGAGGAGACGATTAGTTGCTATCAGCAGGCTCGTCAGCGCGGCTGTCAGTTGGCGGTGATGGCGACGGGCGGAAAATTGTTTGCGGCGGCCGAGACAGATAATCTGCCGCGGGTGCGCGTTCCGTCGGGCGGTCAGCCGCGGATGTCAACGATTTATCATTTGCGCGGGTTGCTAAAGCTGCTCAGTCAGTTTGAGGTGATTGACGATAGTCTGTACCAAGCAGTGGCAGCTAGTGGTACGTGGCTGAAGGACCAGCTGAGCCAGTGGGCTGAAGATGTACCGACGGCGGATAATTATGCCAAGCAACTGGCGCTCAAGTTGGTTGGCTCGACACAGGTGTTTTATGCGGGCGAATTGACATGGCCGCTGGCGTATAAGTGGAAGATTAGCTTTAACGAGTCAGCGAAAAACGTGGCGTTTTGGAATCAATATCCGGAGTTCAGCCACAATGAATTCATCGGCTGGTCATCACATCCGGTCGATAAGCCGTATAAGGTTGTGGATTTTCGGAGCAGCCTTGAGCGTCCGCGAATTCGGGAGCGAATGGAGTTAACTGATCGGTTATTATCGGGTATGCGCCCGAAGGCCGAAGTAGTCGAGCTACAAGGCGAGACACTGGTTGAGCAGCTGCTGTGGGGGTTGGCGCTGGGCGAGATTGTCAGTATTTATGCGGGCATTCTCAACGGTGTTAATCCAGAGCCGGTGGCGCTGGTGGAGCAGCTAAAGAAAGAATTGTCGTAG